One Phaseolus vulgaris cultivar G19833 chromosome 2, P. vulgaris v2.0, whole genome shotgun sequence DNA window includes the following coding sequences:
- the LOC137812632 gene encoding ASI1-immunoprecipitated protein 3 — MGNRRFTRVAISDEEDEAPPPPKQQATASVSDENRSKQQRKRKRMKLQEEEEEEEEVEKESEKEKEEDKKKKRKIRDKQDGRSNEEEEPPQEDAKPMGEPVRVSGKGRGRKKHFDSFEYDGNQYTLEDPILLTPEDKDQKPYVAIIKDITQSLNGSMMVTGQWFYRPEEAERKGGGSWQSRDTRELFYSFHRDDVPAESVMHKCVVHFVPIHKQLPNRKQHPGFIVQKVYDTVERKLWKLTDKDYEDNKQQEIDELVQKTLQRLGELLDIEPEEPVAEQEDLMKNKRILRKKSISPLDVSKEDETSRKSDQSLKPETPGSCANNASEHYRILVDFNALTGDTHRDKCLEKLLQSVQFMFNSDDSIKKEDKVNDNSDANNNGNNDKSSEVANECKDQAQQSSKSFVWPDVAVPAVVALEKASHDTFSSDYQKYNQKLRQLVFNLKNNAILARRLLNGELEPSKILNMTPNELKEGLTAEETNKKEPDESQQMQMTGARCRRCSECKVGLRDIIHAGHGDRYQLECIACGHSWFASRDEVSDLTIDASDSKRSVGTAPWATAKFEDVEKKLVSPRESEKNDIFKKTSEAYMPVFDAQKSFGKSRKDENVQASKQVPHYIVPLDVVGKPESTQLVRPDLMDRPV, encoded by the exons ATGGGAAACCGACGCTTCACTCGGGTCGCAATCAGCGACGAGGAGGACGAAGCGCCTCCGCCTCCGAAGCAGCAAGCCACGGCCAGTGTTTCCGACGAGAACCGGTCGAAGCAGCAACGCAAGAGGAAGAGGATGAAGCTCCaggaagaagaggaggaagaggaggaagtGGAGAAAGAGAGCGAGAAGGAGAAAGAGGaagacaagaagaagaagagaaagatcAGAGACAAGCAGGACGGAAGATCTAACGAAGAAGAGGAACCGCCGCAGGAAGACGCCAAGCCCATGGGCGAACCGGTTAGGGTTTCCGGAAAGGGGAGAGGCCGGAAAAAGCATTTCGATTCCTTCGAGTACGACGGAAACCAATACACGCTG GAAGATCCTATACTTCTCACACCCGAGGACAAAGACCAAAAACCGTATGTGGCGATTATTAAG GACATTACGCAATCCCTAAATGGCAGCATGATGGTCACAGGCCAGTGGTTCTATCGACCTGAAGAGGCTGAAAGAAAAGGTGGTGGCAGCTGGCAATCACGTGATACAAGGGAGCTGTTTTATAGTTTCCACCGTGATGATGTACCTGCAGAATCTGTTATGCATAAGTGTGTGGTGCATTTTGTTCCCATACACAAACAGCTTCCAAATCGCAAGCAGCATCCTGGGTTTATTGTGCAAAAGGTTTATGACACAGTAGAAAGGAAACTCTGGAAGCTAACTGATAAGGACTATGAGGACAATAAACAGCAAGAAATTGATGAGCTTGTTCAGAAAACCCTTCAACGTTTGGGGGAACTACTTGATATTGAGCCTGAAGAACCTGTTGCTGAACAGGAAGATctgatgaaaaataaaagaatcttAAGGAAAAAGAGCATTTCACCACTCGATGTTTCCAAAGAGGACGAAACATCTCGTAAGAGTGACCAATCTCTGAAACCTGAAACACCGGGGAGTTGTGCAAATAATGCTTCAGAACATTATCGTATATTAGTGGATTTTAATGCTCTAACTGGAGATACCCACCGTGACAAATGTTTGGAGAAGTTGCTTCAAAGTGTTCAATTCATGTTTAACTCTGATGACAGCATAAAGAAGGAAGACAAAGTAAATGACAATTCTGATGCAAACAACAATGGAAACAATGACAAAAGTTCAGAAGTAGCAAATGAATGTAAAGACCAGGCTCAACAG AGTTCCAAGTCTTTTGTCTGGCCAGATGTTGCTGTTCCAGCTGTAGTTGCTCTAGAAAAAGCATCACATGATACCTTTTCATCAGATTATCAGAAGTATAATCAAAAGCTACGGCAATTAGTGTTTAATCTCAAG AACAATGCAATCCTAGCACGCCGTCTATTAAATGGAGAGTTGGAACCTTCTAAAATATTGAATATGACTCCCAATGAATTGAAG GAGGGTTTGACTGCTGAGGAAACAAACAAGAAAGAGCCCGATGAGTCACAACAAATGCAG ATGACGGGTGCTCGATGCCGAAGATGCAGTGAGTGTAAGGTGGGCTTGAGGGATATAATCCACGCAGGACATGGTGATCGATATCAG CTGGAATGTATTGCCTGTGGTCATTCCTGGTTTGCCTCCCGAGATGAAGTGTCTGACCTGACTATAGATGCATCAGATTCAAAAAGAAGTGTAGGTACAGCGCCATGGGCCACTGCTAAATTTGAAGATGTTGAGAAGAAGCTGGTTAGTCCCCGTGAATCTGAAAAGAATGACATATTTAAGAAAACAAGTGAAGCATATATGCCAGTTTTTGATGCCCAGAAATCGTTTGGCAAGTCTAGGAAAGATGAAAACGTCCAAGCTTCAAAACAG GTTCCTCATTATATAGTACCTTTGGACGTTGTTGGTAAACCCGAATCGACCCAATTGGTTCGACCAGATCTGATGGATAGACCGGTTTAG
- the LOC137812633 gene encoding uncharacterized protein encodes MGQELELDLDDKSSVGLSPNTVLPSHQYCVNVKKISKKGKPTGKDEFFTLKEGFAEIKFARFRSSSCKNHLSKPHGLEGNIETRRTSMYQSSEEVKNKKKMDTVIEGRKKIEISRRSDTSFTGSIVDSLCGSDDEGSGVRSPNSFIEICINSDVKNKKSTKVRGRDSINLKSRSDKVADSVINGNCCVEKDTVHSLQKSFSAKAEVSHLPSPLGRDCSSSPKVQFIHGRKRLNHITKSKSLRSPVSQIPESNEMKSSEKANIARNRTYQKSLLNDLSKTGKHSDIISEFINREIQYSGIASSPVHLHGNLKLENKHGVPFFEFKVKCPEDVFVAKTWRTGNAFNWVYTFHSIDNRKKSNATGLGYHDFDKDSSTVAQMLVSCNLCSELEGKVFDNSMLTEFVLYDFTHSRQSVSREKKSFSEQDASKTLKASRVEGKEDAMGLDENHSVKNKLQDKSLPSNVEFDDLNSFPCSPTECHSNLEIAAIVLQIPFYKRESLKYKRGDIISGKEYSNIRDLSAEIDRKSFHHSKIQEQLKVVIPNGNHGLPNAENRGPSSLLHRLRYGGGCDCGGWDMACPLILLGNPSIQFAEDFPLLEEHQPLELFVQGAKGSSPTFSMRRIEEGHYAVDFHAQLSALQAFSISVAILHGTSASSSGEHEKNQQSSQCSSLKMLLEDDAHFFFKSVTTTEKKSGCKNPKVVPRSYVLNPPFSPIARV; translated from the exons ATGGGACAAGAGTTGGAGTTGGATCTTGATGACAAGTCTTCAGTGGGTCTGAGTCCCAATACTGTTCTTCCATCTCATCAATACTGTGTGAATGTGAAGAAGATATCTAAGAAAGGGAAACCCACTGGGAAAGATGAATTTTTTACTCTCAAGGAGGGCTTTGCTGAGATCAAATTTGCTCGCTTCCGCAGTTCTTCGTGTAAGAATCATCTCTCTAAACCTCATGGATTGGAAGGTAATATAGAAACCAGGCGCACTTCCATGTACCAGAGTTCAGAAGAagtgaaaaacaaaaagaaaatggaCACCGTGATAGAGGGAAGGAAAAAGATAGAAATTTCAAGGAGAAGTGACACCTCCTTTACAGGTAGCATTGTTGATTCTTTGTGTGGTTCAGATGATGAAGGTTCTGGGGTTAGATCTCCAAATAgctttattgaaatttgtataaattcagatgttaaaaataagaaatctACCAAAGTACGAGGGAGAGATTCTATAAATTTGAAGTCCAGAAGTGACAAGGTTGCTGATTCTGTAATCAATGGCAATTGTTGTGTTGAAAAGGACACAGTGCACTCGCTTCAAAAGTCATTCTCGGCTAAGGCAGAAGTCTCTCACTTGCCATCTCCATTAGGAAGGGATTGTTCATCAAGCCCAAAAGTCCAATTCATACATGGCAGGAAAAGGCTGAATCATATAACAAAGTCAAAATCACTGAGAAGTCCAGTGAGTCAGATACCGGAGAGTAATGAGATGAAATCAAGTGAGAAAGCAAATATTGCAAGAAATAGGACTTATCAGAAGTCATTGCTAAATGACTTGTCCAAAACCGGAAAGCATTCTGATATTATTTCTGAGTTTATCAACAGAGAAATTCAGTATTCAGGTATAGCTTCTTCACCTGTTCACCTGCATGGCAATCTCAAGTTGGAAAATAAACATGGAGTGCCGTTTTTTGAGTTCAAGGTGAAGTGCCCTGAAGATGTGTTTGTGGCCAAGACATGGAGAACAGGTAATGCTTTCAACTGGGTATACACCTTTCATTCCATTGATAATAGAAAGAAGAGCAATGCTACTGGGTTGGGATACCATGATTTTGACAAAGATTCATCAACAGTTGCACAGATGCTAGTTTCATGTAATTTATGTTCTGAACTAGAAGGAAAAGTATTTGACAACTCTATGCTGACAGAATTTGTATTGTACGATTTTACACACTCAAGACAAAGTGTTTCGCGTGAGAAAAAGTCTTTCAGTGAACAAGATGCTTCTAAAACTCTTAAAGCTTCCCGTGTTGAAGGGAAGGAGGACGCTATGGGGTTGGATGAGAACCATTCAGTCAAAAACAAACTTCAAGACAAATCTCTACCAAGCAATGTTGAATTTGATGATTTAAATTCTTTTCCTTGCTCGCCCACAGAATGTCATTCAAACCTTGAAATCGCTGCCATTGTCTTGCAAATTCCGTTTTACAAGAGAGAAAGTTTGAAGTACAAAAGAGGGGACATAATAAGTGGTAAAGAATATTCCAACATACGAGATCTATCTGCCGAAATAGATAGAAAGAGTTTTCATCACAGCAAAATCCAGGAACAGTTGAAGGTGGTAATACCAAATGGCAATCATGGTTTGCCAAATGCTGAAAACCGGGGACCCTCGTCGTTACTTCATCGACTGCGATATGGTGGAGGCTGTGACTGTGGTGGCTGGGACATGGCCTGTCCCCTTATTCTTTTAGGCAATCCAAGTATTCAATTTGCTGAGGACTTCCCACTTTTGGAGGAACATCAACCTTTGGAACTTTTTGTTCAG GGAGCAAAAGGAAGCAGTCCTACCTTCAGCATGAGAAGAATTGAAGAGGGGCATTATGCTGTTGATTTTCATGCACAATTATCTGCTTTACAAGCATTCTCAATTTCTGTTGCCATTTTGCATGGAACTTCGGCCTCCAGCAGTGGAGAGCATGAGAAAAACCAACAGTCATCTCAATGCAGTTCACTGAAAATGCTTCTTGAGGACGatgcacatttttttttcaaatcagtCACAACAACTGAGAAGAAGAGTGGTTGCAAGAATCCAAAAGTAGTTCCTCGATCCTATGTGCTGAACCCACCCTTTTCTCCTATTGCACGCGTATAA